In one window of Microbacterium dextranolyticum DNA:
- the otsB gene encoding trehalose-phosphatase, protein MIPDDAITRLADAPRLLVALDFDGTMSTLIDDPMQARMHPRARVAFDALRQAPGTTVALVSGRSLHDLRVIAEHEDDSDVLLAGSHGAERWTPDGASPEEPTLQERTVRDELRARAESIAASVPGAWIEPKTFGFAVPTRTVAPPLRGDLHARIDDLVATRAPGWRRRTGHDIVEYAFRDIGKDDAVAWLRQATDASAVLFAGDDITDEDALRALGTDDVGVRVGAGETAADVRVDDIPELAEMLVRLAQARGQARE, encoded by the coding sequence ATGATCCCCGACGACGCGATCACGCGCCTCGCCGATGCCCCGCGCCTGCTCGTCGCCCTCGATTTCGACGGCACCATGTCGACGCTCATCGACGACCCGATGCAGGCACGGATGCACCCGCGAGCGCGCGTCGCCTTCGACGCGCTGCGGCAGGCCCCCGGAACCACGGTCGCGCTCGTCTCGGGGCGCAGCCTGCACGACCTGCGCGTGATCGCCGAGCACGAGGACGACTCCGACGTCCTGCTCGCCGGATCGCACGGCGCCGAGAGATGGACACCCGATGGTGCGTCTCCCGAGGAGCCGACCCTGCAGGAGCGCACCGTGCGAGACGAGCTCCGTGCGCGGGCGGAGTCCATCGCCGCGAGCGTCCCCGGCGCATGGATCGAGCCGAAGACCTTCGGTTTCGCGGTGCCGACGCGCACAGTCGCACCACCGCTCCGGGGCGACCTGCACGCGAGGATCGACGACCTCGTCGCGACGCGGGCGCCGGGCTGGCGACGTCGCACCGGGCACGACATCGTCGAGTACGCCTTCCGCGACATCGGAAAGGACGACGCCGTGGCATGGCTGCGACAGGCCACGGATGCCTCGGCGGTGCTCTTCGCCGGTGACGACATCACCGATGAAGACGCGTTGCGCGCGCTCGGCACGGACGACGTCGGCGTGCGCGTGGGAGCGGGGGAGACGGCGGCGGACGTGCGTGTCGACGACATCCCAGAGCTCGCGGAGATGCTTGTGCGTCTCGCACAAGCCCGCGGCCAGGCACGGGAATAG